The genomic stretch ACTGTGGTAATTACCGCGACTGACACCAGTGATAAAGCTGTTTCCGGTAGTGTTACCTTCACGGTAAGCGCTACGCCTGTTGACCCTGATCCGATTGATCCGGCTGATTGTGCGGTTGATTATCCGCCAGTGCAAGGATTGCCAAGTGATTTCTATCCTCCTAAAGTAGTCGAAGCATGTTATCCTGATAACCTGTTCCCGCCTACTCCTGGATTATAAGCCATTTTCTGATCATGAAAAAACCCCTCCTTCTGCTTGCAGTGGGAGGGGTTTTTTATCTCGAACTTTTGTCATTTCGACGATCTCTACGAGGAGAAATCTGGATCTCTCACTTCGTTCGAGATGACGGGGGGTATGTTCGATGTGACGGGGGGGATATGTTCGATACGAGTGGTGAGAGAAGCTGTGCTTTTTGGACGCAAGAGGGTGCGCTGACAAGATGCACTCCTTTCTTGCAAAGCTCACTCCCTTCGGCCTATACTCGATACCTATGAGCCAAGCAAACAATACTAACCAGCACCAAGAACACGACAGTGGATATAAGCAGATCTTTAGCCACCCATGGCTGGTGCGCGATCTGCTGCTTGGCTTTGTGAAATACGACTGGGTACAAGAACTCGATTACGAGACCCTTGAACCTTACACCGAAACTCGTATTACCGACGACTACCGAGGCAAGTATAACGACTGTGTTTGGCGCTTGCGTTTTCGTGGTGAATGGCTCTATCTCTATCTATTCCTTGAATTTCAGTCGAGTGAAGACTATTTTATGAGCGTTCGGTTTCTAACATATGTAGGACTGCTCTACCAAGACATTATTAAAAGTGAAAAACTAGGTAAAGGAGATAAGTTGCCACCGATTATGCCGCTACTGATTTATAACGGCACCAAGGCGTGGCAGGCACCAACCGAAGTTAGTAGGTTAATTGATCCCGTACACCCCGTTCTGCGGAGGTTTACGCCACAATTGCAATATTTTTTACTTGACGAAGGACGGGTGCCTAGCAATGAACTAGAAACTGGTGCAACGAACTTGGTTGCCGAATTGATAAAACTCGAAATGACGCACCCTAAAGAACTAAGATTGCAGGTGTCGGCTCTAGCCCATGTGATAGCAGACCCAAAGTATGCAGAGATTCGTCGTACTTTTGCCATTTGGCTAAAACGCTTAATCCGTCGCCGCTACCCCGATATGGAGGTACCAGAAATCGACGAGATAACAGAGGAGAGTAGTGCCATGTTAGCAGAAAGACTCGATATGTGGTTGAAAGAGAAGAGGGATGAGGGTGTAAGAATTGGTGAAATGCGTGGGTTGCTTGCAGGTATTCAGCGCATCCGCAGCCTAAAGTACCAAACGATTCGTAAGCTCGTTCAGCGTAGTGCGCCAATCAATGATATTGCTGACTTGGTCGATATGCCTGCCGAAAAAGTTAAACAGGTGATCGACGCTGGCGAAGCTGGTATTGATCTGATCGAAGTGGATGAGAGTGAGCTTAGAGGATAAGTTTTCCCACCGATTCAGTTGAACCAGATTGTCAAGGGTAGTTATGCACGTTGTATCTTGGGGAGGATGTATGAGTTCTATTACTTTTGATACCCATAAATTTGTAAAGCGACTGTATGCCAGAGCCG from Chrysiogenes arsenatis DSM 11915 encodes the following:
- a CDS encoding Rpn family recombination-promoting nuclease/putative transposase → MSQANNTNQHQEHDSGYKQIFSHPWLVRDLLLGFVKYDWVQELDYETLEPYTETRITDDYRGKYNDCVWRLRFRGEWLYLYLFLEFQSSEDYFMSVRFLTYVGLLYQDIIKSEKLGKGDKLPPIMPLLIYNGTKAWQAPTEVSRLIDPVHPVLRRFTPQLQYFLLDEGRVPSNELETGATNLVAELIKLEMTHPKELRLQVSALAHVIADPKYAEIRRTFAIWLKRLIRRRYPDMEVPEIDEITEESSAMLAERLDMWLKEKRDEGVRIGEMRGLLAGIQRIRSLKYQTIRKLVQRSAPINDIADLVDMPAEKVKQVIDAGEAGIDLIEVDESELRG